From the genome of Arthrobacter sp. ERGS1:01:
TCCCCTCGTAGCACTGCAACCGGATCAGGGGGAGCCCAAACGCTTCGGCGAGGGCCTCGGCCAGGGCGGTCTTCCCCGTGCCGGGCTCACCCTCCAGCAGCAGCGGCCGCTCCATGCCCAGCGCCAAGAAGCCGATGGTGGCCAGGCCGTCGTCCGCCAGGTACCCGGTGGAAGCCAGAACGCGGGCCAGCTCGGCCGCTGAGGTGATCGACGTCTTCGTCATGGCACCAGCATAGGGCCATGGGGCTCGCAGGTGTCCTCGCCGCTGCCGGCAACTCCACCTTGGACGCCGGTCAATAAGGGAATGATTGACAGTGACCGGCGGCGCGCCTTGGATGAAAGGATGCGGACACATGCGCAGGACGAGAAGATTCGAATCCGGGCCGGTTGCATCATGGCAGGATTGGCTGTCCTCTCGCTGGCCATGAGCCTGACGTCCACCACAACAGGCACGGCAAGTGCGGTGTTCAAGATCTTCCTCGTGGTGTCTGCGCTCGTTTCACTTACCGTGGGGATCTACTTCGCCAGTCCGAAGAACCGAGGAATGATATTTGCCCCAAGTCGGTGGCGAAGGATCTTCAGTGGGGTCGTTTCTATCCTGGGCGTTTCCTACTTTGCTTACCTTCTGATCGTTGACCCACACCACCTTGCCAACGCGGCTCTGTGGCCGCTGCTCATTGCTAATTCACTTCCCACTCAATTTCGTTCGGACATCCAGATATTTCAGCTGGCGGACAAGTGGCGCACCGGCTTGTCTCGGGACCTGGTGTGGGACAGGTTGGCTGCCGTGTTCGACCAGCCCGGCCTCTCGACCAACATTGTGGATGAGCAATTCTGGATAGAGATGGGCCGGGACTGGCACGCCGGGCCCTGGCGACACGGTGACGCCGCCCGGTTCATGAAGATCCGGCCCGCAATTCGGCTGGACTTCAAGGAGGACGACGACGGTGCCGCCATTGAGGCTTACAGCCAGGGCCGGACCGTCATCGGCATGTACGACGTGGTACAGCTCGCCCAGGAAATGAGTGAAACGGCCCTGGGCCAAGCCAGGGAAGCGACTTCTTAGGAAGAGCGCCCCTAGTCCGCCAGATCTGCCAGGTACAGCTCGCCCACGGGGATCTCCAGTGCCAGCCGGTTGTCCGGTCCCGGCAGCGGGCAGGCCCAGGTCTCGTCGTAGGCGCAGGAGGGGTTGTAGGCAAAGTTGAAGTCCAGGATGAACGTCTCGCCGCTGCCGCCCAGGTAGGCGCCCTTGATGGTGTCCAGCAGGTACCTGCCGGCACCGTAGCTGCCGCCGGTGCGCCCGGAACCGGCATCGCGGAACGGGACAAAGATGCCGCCGCCGTAGCTTTGCAGCTTCCATGCGGCCAGCAGGCCAATGCCGGGGACGTCAAAACTGCCGATCCTCAGGAACGGGACGGTGCCGTCGGTGCCGGTTTGGACCAGCATTTCCTCCCCGGCGCCCGTGCCGTCCAGGGTGGCCTCATGGCGGAAGGCGGGATCGTAGGGTGACACGGACAAGCCGGTGAACCGGGTTTTCTTTGCCTCATTGAGCGCCGACGCCGGATGATGGGCGAACAGGGCGTCCCGGCCGCGCACCCACAGTGCATGGGCCGCGGCGGCGCCCTCGGTGTGGGCGGTGTTGCGGACATCGGCGTAAAGCCCGAACGTCTGGAGCCGCCAGTCCATGACGGCGGCCGCGGTTGCTCCCGCTGTGGTGCTCATGCGATCAGCTCCGGGTAGTGCAGGCGCGCGGTTTCCGGATGGGCGCGCACCCACCCCTTGAGCACGTTGGCCCCGTAGGAGGACAACATGGGGTTGTCCGGGTCCTGGCTGACCCCGGGCGCCTCCGCCGCCAGGGCGGCCGGCAGCGTCACGGGATCGATGACGGCGTCGAGCCGCGGCGACCAAAAGAACGGCACGGAGTAGCGGTCCACCCCGGGAGGGGGAGCCGTGACCCGGTGCACCGTGGCCATCAGGTAGCCGTTCGTGGCGACCTCGAGCATTTCGCCCAGGTTCACCACCAGCGCGCCGGGGATCGGGGCCACGGCAATCCAATCCTCCCGGCCGTGCGGCTGGACCTCCAGGCCACCCACGGCATCCTGGAGCAGCAGGGTCACAAAGCCGTAGTCGGCATGCGAGCCGACGCCCTGGGTGCCCGCCGCCGGGACCTGGCCGCCAACATAGTGCACCAGCTTGGCCATCCATGCGGGAGTGCCGGCGAACGGTTCGGCAAAATAGTCCTCGGGCAGGCCCAGCGCCACGCTGATCCCGGCCAGCAGCTCGGCCCCCACGCCCGACATCAAGTGCGCCCAGGCCTCCGCCGCGCGTTCCAGCTCCGGGTAGCCGTCGGGCCACTGGTTGTGGCCCTGGAGGTGCCGGTACAAGCGGTCCGCCGGAACGTCGTCCAGCGGCTCCCGATTCGGGCCAAAGTCGATCTGCTCCCGGGAATCGGCCCGGCCGCGGGTGATCTCCGTGCCGAGCCGGGTGTAGCCGCGGAACTGTGCGGAGCTGCGGTTGTCCAGTTCCAAGCGCTGCTCCAGCGGCAACTTGAAGAAGCCGGCAACCGTGTCCAGGAGTTCGGCGACCTGGCCGCTGGCCGAGCCGTAGTTGGTCACCTGGAAGAAGCCGACCTCGTGGGCGGCAATGCGCAGGGCGTCGATGAAGGTTGTGTTGAAACTGCCGTCCGGGTTACGGGCGGTGGACAGGTCCAACACGGGGATTGAGGTCCGTGGTGTGCTCATACCTCCAGCGTGCGCCCAACGCCGGCACAAAAGCGAGACAATGTTGCGCCATGTTTCGCCCGGTGCCGTTGTGCCGGCGTCGTGCTGTTAGTTGTCCCAGAACGGGTAGTCGGTGTATCCGGCCGCCCCGTCGGTGTAGAACGTTGCGGCGTCGGGTGCGTTCAGCGGCAGCCCGTCCCGCCAGCGGCGCACCAGGTCGGGGTTGGCCAGCGCAGGCCTGCCCACGACCACGGCGTCCGCCCAGCCGTTGCCGGCCACGTCCAGGGCGTCCTGGAGCGTGGTGACGGTGCCGAAGCCGGTATTCAGCAGCACGGGACCGGCAAAGCTGCTGCGCAGGTCCCGGACCAGGGTGCCGGCCGGTTCGTGGTGCAGGATGCTCAGCCCGGCCAGGCCCAGCGGGGCAAGGCCTTCGGCGAGCGCCAGGTACGTGGCCCTGGCATCGGCGGGGTCTGTTTCCAGCGCGCCCTGGACGTTGTGTTCGGGGGAGATGCGCAGCCAGGTCCGGCCGGCGCCGATGGCGTCCGCCACGGCCGCGGCCGTCTCGATGACGAAGCGGGCGCGGTTCTCCGGGCTGCCGCCGTAACCGTCGGTGCGCAGGTTGCTGGACGGCGCCAGGAATTCATGCAAAAGGTAACCGTTGGCGCCGTGGAGTTCGACGCCGTCGAAGCCGGCCTCGATGGCGCGGACTGAAGCGGTGACGAACTCCGCAACGATCCCCGGCAGTTCCTCGGTGCCCAGGGCATGGGGCACGGGGTAGGGCAGTTTGCCGTCATAGGTGCGGGTCACGCCGTCGATGGCGACCGCGCTGGGGGCCACCACCTGGTGCCCGCCGTTGGTCAGCGGGTGGGTGACCCGGCCGGAGTGCATGACCTGGGCGATGATCCGGCCGCCATCGGCGTGGACGGCGTCGGTGACGCGGCGCCAGCCGGCGATCTGGGCGTCCGTGACCAGGCCGGGCTGTCGTACGAACGCCTGCCCGGCAAAGCTCGGGTAGACGCCCTCGGAGACAAGGAGACCCATCGACGCCCGCTGCCGGTAGTACTCGACGACGATGTCGCCGGGGACGCCGTCTTCGCCGGAACGGGAACGGGTCAGGGGCGCCATGACGAGCCGGTTGGGCAGCTGCAGTTCGCCAAGGGTGACGGGGGAAAACAAGTTCAAGACGGCTCCTGGTGTGTAGGCGGGTTCGCCTGTCACAACGCGCCGTTCCCCCTGGGTTATTCCGGCCGGTCGAGTAGGTGCAGATCGGCGGGGGTGTCCACGTCGGCGCCGTCGGAAAGATCGGAACAGTCCACCACGTCCACGAGCTCCGGGTGGTTGCGCAGGAAGGGGCCGGCGCCCTTGTCCCCGCGGGCCGTTGCGGCCGCCGCACGGGCAAGCCCGGCATCGAAGAGGACCGGATGCCCGCGATCCAGCGGGGCGCCGGCCGCGGGACGGAAGCCGGCTGCCGTAATCCTGCCCGGCCGGTGCGCCGCGAGCAGCCGGGCGACCACCTCTGCCGAGAGCCCGGGCTGGTCGACGAGGGCCACCAGGACGTCCGCTTCCGCGGGGCAGGCGGCCACGCCAAGGGCGAAAGAGCCGCCCAGGCCGCTCGCCCAATCCGGATTCACCACGGTGCGGGACCCTGACGGGAGCCCGGCGTCCGCCACGTCCGCCGCCCCAGCACCCAGGACAGCCACCACCTCGTCACAGCCGCCCAGCAAAAGCTCCCCGGCCACGTGGTTTGCCAGGGTGGTGCCGCGGTACGGCAACAGGGCCTTGGGGCCTCGGCCCAGCCGGGTCCCGGCGCCCGCCGCCAGCAGCACCGCCGTCGTTCTCTGTGTTGAAGCGCTCGTCATGAGGCCACTGTAGGGGACGCCGTCATGGACGCGGCGGTCGGAGGTCCCGAAACGCCGCCATCAAGCCGGTACGGGTTGCCTCGGACAGCTGGTCCTCGCGCACCGCGCCCAGCAGGCCGATGGTTTGCCGCATCTGCTCCAGGTACGTTGCGCAGCCGGGGCACTGGGCGAGGTGCTCCTCGACGAGGGTGGCGGTGGACGGATCGAGTGCGCCGTCGAGGTAGTCGGAGACAAGCTCCACCACCTGTTGGCAGCTCAGGGTTGGCGGCGGTGTCATCGACGCACCTCCCCACGGTTGTAGTAATCCTCCAGCAGCCCGCGCAGGCGGGCCCGGCCGCGATGGAGCAGGACGCGCTGGTTGCCCGCGCTGATTCCGAGGATCTCACATACCTGGCCCACGTCAAGGCCGTCGACGTCGCGCAGGGTCACCACGGTGCGTTGGCGCTCGGGCAACTCCCGCAGGTACGACGTCACCAGGGCAAGGGCCTCCCCGTCGAGGGCGAGCTGCTCCGGGCTCCAGGGAACCGGCGCGCCGGCCTCGGTCCAGCCCCCGCACCACGGATCTGCCGGGCCCCGGAACCGGGCCGGATCGACGGTGCCGTCGCCGTCGTCGTCAATCTGGGACCAGGCCAGCTCCCTGGCGTCCGCCACGCCGCGCCGGCGCCCCACATTGCGGGTGATCGCCAGGACCCAGGTGCGCAGCGAGGAGCGCCCCTGGAAACCGTCCAGGCCGCGGCACACGCCCAGCCAGGCTTCCTGGACCACGTCCTCGGCGGAGGCCCTGGTGGAAACGAAACCGCG
Proteins encoded in this window:
- a CDS encoding isopenicillin N synthase family dioxygenase, translated to MSTPRTSIPVLDLSTARNPDGSFNTTFIDALRIAAHEVGFFQVTNYGSASGQVAELLDTVAGFFKLPLEQRLELDNRSSAQFRGYTRLGTEITRGRADSREQIDFGPNREPLDDVPADRLYRHLQGHNQWPDGYPELERAAEAWAHLMSGVGAELLAGISVALGLPEDYFAEPFAGTPAWMAKLVHYVGGQVPAAGTQGVGSHADYGFVTLLLQDAVGGLEVQPHGREDWIAVAPIPGALVVNLGEMLEVATNGYLMATVHRVTAPPPGVDRYSVPFFWSPRLDAVIDPVTLPAALAAEAPGVSQDPDNPMLSSYGANVLKGWVRAHPETARLHYPELIA
- the nboR gene encoding nicotine blue oxidoreductase; amino-acid sequence: MTSASTQRTTAVLLAAGAGTRLGRGPKALLPYRGTTLANHVAGELLLGGCDEVVAVLGAGAADVADAGLPSGSRTVVNPDWASGLGGSFALGVAACPAEADVLVALVDQPGLSAEVVARLLAAHRPGRITAAGFRPAAGAPLDRGHPVLFDAGLARAAAATARGDKGAGPFLRNHPELVDVVDCSDLSDGADVDTPADLHLLDRPE
- a CDS encoding DUF1684 domain-containing protein gives rise to the protein MSTTAGATAAAVMDWRLQTFGLYADVRNTAHTEGAAAAHALWVRGRDALFAHHPASALNEAKKTRFTGLSVSPYDPAFRHEATLDGTGAGEEMLVQTGTDGTVPFLRIGSFDVPGIGLLAAWKLQSYGGGIFVPFRDAGSGRTGGSYGAGRYLLDTIKGAYLGGSGETFILDFNFAYNPSCAYDETWACPLPGPDNRLALEIPVGELYLADLAD
- a CDS encoding anti-sigma factor family protein, which codes for MTPPPTLSCQQVVELVSDYLDGALDPSTATLVEEHLAQCPGCATYLEQMRQTIGLLGAVREDQLSEATRTGLMAAFRDLRPPRP
- a CDS encoding RNA polymerase sigma factor, which produces MVGRLLAGDQGAFAEVVSAYSPLMLHVARGFVSTRASAEDVVQEAWLGVCRGLDGFQGRSSLRTWVLAITRNVGRRRGVADARELAWSQIDDDGDGTVDPARFRGPADPWCGGWTEAGAPVPWSPEQLALDGEALALVTSYLRELPERQRTVVTLRDVDGLDVGQVCEILGISAGNQRVLLHRGRARLRGLLEDYYNRGEVRR
- a CDS encoding alkene reductase, translated to MNLFSPVTLGELQLPNRLVMAPLTRSRSGEDGVPGDIVVEYYRQRASMGLLVSEGVYPSFAGQAFVRQPGLVTDAQIAGWRRVTDAVHADGGRIIAQVMHSGRVTHPLTNGGHQVVAPSAVAIDGVTRTYDGKLPYPVPHALGTEELPGIVAEFVTASVRAIEAGFDGVELHGANGYLLHEFLAPSSNLRTDGYGGSPENRARFVIETAAAVADAIGAGRTWLRISPEHNVQGALETDPADARATYLALAEGLAPLGLAGLSILHHEPAGTLVRDLRSSFAGPVLLNTGFGTVTTLQDALDVAGNGWADAVVVGRPALANPDLVRRWRDGLPLNAPDAATFYTDGAAGYTDYPFWDN